In Flavobacterium endoglycinae, one DNA window encodes the following:
- a CDS encoding aspartate kinase, whose product MRVFKFGGASVKDADGIKNVYDVLQTVGYEDVILVVSAMGKTTNALEVVIKNYFDKSPELNSSVQEIKKYHNQILLDLFEDESNPVFAAVDTQFAELEYFLAHNKSPNYNFVYDQVVSFGELISTNILSHYMNFRGIQTQWLDVRNFIKTNANYRDAEVDWETTQENISKNVPRKMLNITQGFLGADENNFTTTLGREGSDYTAGIFAYCLNAESVTIWKDVPGVMNADPRYFENASLLNQISYREAIELAFYGATVIHPKTLQPLQKKEIPLYVKSFVNPLLKGTCVSKGVDLEPQYPCFIVKREQLLISLSSIDFSFIMEENISEIFGLFHEFKIKVNLIQNSAISFSVCVEDKFGNFPELNAILSKKFKVEYSQNVTLYTIRHFTEEAAQIVETNKEVLLKQVSRETMQIVTKELN is encoded by the coding sequence ATGAGAGTATTTAAATTTGGAGGAGCATCTGTAAAAGATGCCGATGGAATTAAAAACGTTTACGACGTTTTACAAACAGTAGGTTACGAAGATGTGATTCTGGTAGTTTCGGCTATGGGAAAAACAACAAATGCTCTTGAAGTCGTTATCAAGAATTATTTTGATAAATCACCTGAGTTAAATTCTTCTGTACAAGAAATTAAAAAATATCACAATCAAATCTTATTGGATTTATTTGAAGACGAAAGCAATCCCGTTTTCGCAGCTGTAGATACGCAGTTTGCCGAACTTGAATATTTTCTTGCTCACAATAAATCTCCAAACTACAACTTTGTTTACGACCAAGTGGTAAGTTTTGGTGAATTGATTTCTACTAATATCTTAAGTCACTATATGAATTTTAGAGGAATTCAGACGCAATGGCTGGATGTTCGTAATTTCATTAAAACAAATGCAAATTACAGAGATGCAGAAGTAGACTGGGAAACGACTCAGGAAAACATCAGCAAAAATGTACCTAGAAAAATGCTGAATATTACGCAAGGATTTTTAGGTGCTGATGAAAACAATTTCACGACTACTTTAGGACGTGAAGGTTCTGATTATACTGCCGGAATTTTTGCATACTGCTTAAATGCCGAAAGCGTAACGATCTGGAAAGACGTTCCTGGAGTTATGAATGCTGACCCGCGTTATTTTGAAAATGCAAGTTTATTAAATCAAATTTCATATCGTGAAGCAATCGAATTGGCATTTTACGGAGCAACGGTTATTCACCCAAAAACGTTACAGCCTTTACAGAAAAAAGAAATTCCTTTGTATGTAAAATCATTCGTGAATCCGCTTTTAAAAGGAACTTGCGTTTCTAAAGGGGTTGATTTAGAACCACAATACCCATGTTTTATTGTAAAAAGAGAACAGCTTTTAATCTCCCTTTCCTCTATTGACTTCTCTTTTATTATGGAAGAAAACATCAGCGAGATTTTTGGATTATTCCACGAGTTTAAAATCAAAGTAAACTTGATTCAGAATTCGGCGATTAGTTTCTCTGTTTGTGTGGAAGATAAATTTGGAAATTTCCCAGAATTGAATGCGATTCTTTCCAAAAAATTCAAAGTAGAATACAGCCAGAATGTAACTTTATACACTATTCGTCACTTTACCGAAGAAGCCGCGCAAATTGTGGAAACCAACAAAGAGGTTTTACTAAAACAAGTAAGCCGTGAAACAATGCAGATTGTTACTAAGGAATTAAATTAA
- a CDS encoding TonB-dependent receptor domain-containing protein has protein sequence MRFLILVFVYLYVFLFNTAEGKAQSIQKISGKVVNSTNEFMMGTASVIIVQDSTIIKQQDFLDGSFQISDINQKEVLVKLTSAEFADRFLRVNYNGSENVDLGTIIVKENNNQLNEVVVTSQPSLLKYGANGNIDVTVKGTVLATSSSVDELLGRVPNVVVSEGQISVLGKGEAIIYLNGVLINYERFAAIPVSQIAKIEVISNPSSKYDAEGKAVINIVTKQSIESGIMGSASQHAAVSKFGGASTNTFLDFNYSKGKFSFITNYSLQLGRNRELLYTTRTRSNPDDYMKSELTTDWKRRFNNYSNFGFGLQYSFSADNYLSLAYSGNISDLGGVVESRNTLDNYSGRSFYATDVDRNDVLLNQFINLNYNLKTDQKGSTLFIGSQYSNYNQTIGDLIEENSLVDEETDRRYLKNNVGSRINIIAVQSDYMKTINEKTKIEIGAKFSHATIKSGTDFLIADDMNTDFELDDELSSDFEYNEKIAAAYLNFGGALSNKVNFSVGARAEKTSYNLFTDANGIQKFEKSYSNFFPNLLLNFDFSEDWKGHFSYAARITRPRYQALNPYVIYQDPFTTIEGNPNLLPEKTHSFEFGTMYKKFDFKIGYTYKIDPIAAAALRGDTPNSYILRALNIEKGHTFFSSLSRSFNLKWWTSTNTISVNLTKSIDNFYEYAFSPVKPQIYLYSNNTFTIPKYFKLQLLAWYLGNRSYGLGSDNSRSTVTVGIERNFLKDALKLNFSANDIFHKFMVSGDYNVGQTQIYYHRTYTSNYFKLTATYNFGNSQKTTYKKSEIEQSENNRAR, from the coding sequence ATGGGAACTGCGTCTGTCATCATAGTTCAAGATTCAACAATCATCAAACAGCAAGATTTTTTAGATGGAAGTTTTCAAATATCCGACATCAATCAAAAAGAGGTTTTAGTAAAACTAACTTCGGCTGAATTCGCAGACCGTTTTTTACGAGTTAATTATAACGGAAGTGAAAATGTAGATTTAGGAACTATTATCGTAAAAGAAAACAACAATCAATTGAATGAAGTCGTAGTTACAAGCCAGCCTTCGCTGTTGAAATATGGCGCCAACGGAAATATTGATGTTACTGTAAAAGGAACGGTTCTCGCCACGAGCAGTTCGGTTGATGAATTATTAGGAAGAGTTCCAAATGTAGTAGTTTCCGAAGGACAAATCAGCGTTCTTGGGAAAGGGGAAGCCATTATTTACTTAAATGGCGTATTGATTAATTACGAACGATTTGCTGCTATTCCGGTTTCGCAGATTGCAAAAATTGAAGTGATTTCAAATCCATCATCAAAATACGATGCCGAAGGTAAAGCCGTAATTAATATTGTTACCAAACAAAGTATTGAAAGCGGCATAATGGGAAGTGCGAGCCAGCATGCAGCGGTTTCTAAATTTGGAGGAGCCAGCACCAACACTTTTCTTGATTTTAATTATTCGAAAGGAAAATTCTCTTTTATTACCAATTACAGTTTACAGTTGGGCAGAAACCGCGAACTTTTGTACACCACAAGAACACGATCCAATCCTGATGATTATATGAAATCTGAATTGACAACTGATTGGAAAAGAAGATTCAATAATTATTCGAATTTCGGATTCGGTCTTCAATATAGTTTTTCTGCCGATAATTATCTTTCGCTTGCCTACAGCGGAAATATTAGTGATTTAGGCGGTGTTGTCGAAAGTCGGAATACACTCGATAACTATTCTGGACGCAGTTTTTATGCAACTGATGTTGACCGAAATGATGTTTTGCTCAATCAATTTATCAACTTAAATTATAATTTAAAAACAGATCAAAAAGGTTCAACACTGTTTATTGGTTCACAATATTCGAATTACAATCAGACAATAGGTGATTTAATTGAAGAAAACAGTTTGGTTGATGAAGAAACAGATCGACGATATTTAAAGAATAATGTAGGCAGCAGAATCAATATAATTGCAGTGCAGAGCGATTATATGAAAACGATAAATGAAAAAACGAAAATCGAAATAGGAGCGAAGTTTAGCCACGCCACCATAAAATCGGGAACGGATTTTTTAATTGCTGATGATATGAATACAGATTTCGAACTCGACGATGAACTTTCGAGTGATTTTGAATACAATGAAAAAATCGCTGCTGCTTATTTAAATTTTGGCGGAGCATTAAGCAATAAAGTCAATTTTTCTGTTGGCGCAAGAGCCGAAAAAACGAGCTATAATTTGTTTACAGATGCAAACGGAATCCAGAAATTTGAGAAAAGCTACAGTAACTTTTTTCCGAACTTACTTTTAAATTTCGATTTTTCTGAAGATTGGAAAGGACATTTTTCATACGCGGCCCGAATAACAAGACCGAGATATCAGGCATTAAATCCGTATGTTATTTATCAGGATCCGTTTACCACAATAGAAGGAAATCCAAATTTGCTTCCGGAAAAAACACATTCTTTTGAATTTGGCACGATGTACAAAAAGTTCGATTTTAAAATAGGCTATACGTATAAAATTGATCCTATTGCTGCGGCTGCACTTCGTGGCGACACGCCAAATAGTTATATCTTAAGAGCTTTAAACATCGAAAAGGGACATACTTTTTTTAGTTCGCTTTCTAGATCTTTTAATCTCAAATGGTGGACTTCAACCAATACCATAAGCGTGAACTTAACAAAATCAATTGACAACTTTTATGAATATGCTTTTAGTCCGGTAAAACCTCAAATTTATTTGTATTCGAATAATACTTTTACCATTCCGAAATATTTTAAACTTCAATTGCTGGCTTGGTATTTAGGAAATCGCAGTTACGGATTAGGAAGTGATAACAGTCGTTCGACTGTAACAGTAGGAATTGAAAGAAACTTTTTAAAGGATGCATTAAAGCTCAATTTTTCGGCAAATGATATCTTTCATAAATTTATGGTTTCTGGAGATTATAATGTTGGTCAAACACAGATCTATTACCACAGAACCTACACGAGTAATTATTTTAAATTGACAGCCACTTACAACTTCGGTAATTCCCAAAAGACGACTTATAAAAAATCTGAAATTGAACAATCTGAGAATAATAGAGCGAGATAA
- a CDS encoding GNAT family N-acetyltransferase, with translation MNIRKGNPEDMKSVLELIQELAIFEKEPEAVVITEEDLVRDGFGEKPLFHVFVAEIENEEKQKEIVGIALYYYRYSTWKGKTIHLEDLIVKEKMRGTGLGSALYSEIMKQGKRDNVRRVEWNVLAWNTPAVNFYKNSGARILEDWQVVQMDEAGVNAFLEKL, from the coding sequence ATGAATATTAGAAAGGGAAATCCTGAAGACATGAAATCGGTGTTGGAGCTAATTCAGGAGCTGGCAATATTCGAAAAAGAACCCGAGGCGGTTGTCATTACAGAAGAAGATCTGGTACGTGATGGGTTTGGCGAAAAACCGTTATTTCATGTTTTTGTAGCAGAGATTGAAAACGAAGAAAAACAAAAAGAGATTGTTGGAATTGCGTTGTATTATTACCGCTATTCTACTTGGAAAGGAAAAACAATCCACCTTGAAGATTTAATTGTAAAAGAAAAAATGCGCGGAACAGGTTTGGGTTCTGCTCTTTATTCTGAAATTATGAAACAAGGAAAAAGAGATAATGTACGCAGAGTAGAATGGAATGTTTTGGCTTGGAATACACCGGCAGTAAATTTTTACAAGAATTCCGGTGCTAGAATTCTTGAAGATTGGCAAGTGGTACAAATGGATGAAGCAGGCGTTAATGCATTTTTAGAAAAACTATAA